From Sporolactobacillus pectinivorans:
CTGGTCATTAACGTGAACTTGCATCAGCTTATTTCTGGCTGGGTTCAGTTCATCCTTTGATAAACCACTCAGATCCCGCAGCTCGGAATTATAGATTGTAAGTTTTGTGGGGAAACGCAATATGTTCGACTTGCCGATCAAGGCATAGAACAAACTGTTTGCCTTTGCCCCAACTTGCTTGGCAATCAGAAATTCATTGTAGGATCGAACGATCTCAAAGTAGTTCATCTGGCCAACACCTCCTTGCATCTAGATTCTTAAGCGATATATACCGGCTTACCAGTCAGCTCCGCGATCTCTCGTCTAAAACGCGCAGCGTCTGAATTGTTATTGCTTAAATGTAAGAGCCAAATCTCTCTGACTTGTGACAAGTCATTGGCTTTCAAAAAATCTTTTACATTTGACAGAGAAAAATGGGATCGGAGCAGTCGCTTACGCATCACTTGCGGTATTCGTCCATCCAGAATGTTCTGGTCCAGGATATCGAGCGCATAATTGCACTCAATCATAATGTGCGTCAATCTCGGAAACCTGTATTTGATGTAGTACGTGTCCGTTGCGAATAGCAGTTTGTCCCCATCCTGATCAGCAAGTAGATAGCCAAGCGGCTCGCTCACGTCATGTTCGACGTCGAACGGAAGGATTGTCCATGTTCCGAGCTGAAACTGCTCACGTGACCGCACAGGTTTTACATGATGCCCGGCAATGCCGAGTTTGGTAAACGTGCCTTGGCTTGCATAAACATTGATCGCTCCTTTTCTGATTACGTCTTTTATCGCCTTCGAATGATCGCCGTGCTCGTGTGTGACCAGGCACCCGGCAACCTGTGACATATGAAAATGAAACCCAAGTTGAATCTCTTTGTAACTGATTCCTGCCTCCAGAAGGAGAAGTGTATGTCCGTCTGTAATCTTGTAGGCATTGCCTGATGACCCGGACGCCAGTGGCTCAATGTCGATCATCAGAATCCAGGTCCACCTGCAGCTGCAGCTTTTTCAAAATCATCTACAGGATCATCTTCAACCTCGGATTTTAACTTTTCCGCTTTTGGTTGCTCATGGGCCGATTCTTTTTTCTGAATCGGCTCACCATTATCGTGGTGTACCGGCTGTTCTATATCCGGCTTACTTTCAGGTTCCTTCACTTCCACATCGATTGTTTCACGATTCGCATTCTCGGCGATTTCCTTGCGGACGCGAGTTGCCTCACCATCAGCCGATTCCTCGTAGCTCATCTGGATCACCGCATTACCGAAATCCTTTGGAATCTTTTTGACAATGTTGTTCCGCATCTTACGAATGATCATCGTTTCCTGACTTTGTGGATCCTTCCAAGCTGGGCTGATGTACTCGCCCAGATCAGGATCATCGAGAGCATCAAGACCGAGCTTTTTAACCTTGTCCAGGATCTCTTTTTTCTTTGCATTGATTTTAGCCTTCTGATCGGCATTTGCTTTAAAACGATTTTCGGCAATGCCGAAGGTCTCATTCATGAGGTTATTGTTGACGTGCGCGATTAAGTTTCTAGCCACATCGGCACGTTCGGAGATATAGTACTCAACCGTGTTATCTGTTTTGATGATCGGATACACCACCCGGATGCATTTACCGGATCCAGAAGGTGTCCATTTTGGAGAGGTCATTTCCAGACCGTTGTATGATGGAAATTCAAACTTATCATTCTCTCGGATAAGCCAGAACTGCTTGACAGCTTTCACGTCACGCCCGAAGCGAGCAAGAATGGAATCATTGCCATCACCTTCGATGCCCATTTCAATCTGCTTTTTCCAAATCTTTTCCTTACTGCCTTGTGCTGAAAAAGCGACGTTTCTCAGCTGAAAATAAACCTCTCTCGGGCTTGCTGTTGCGTTCAGTTTCAAGGCAGCTACTTTCAGTAGTGTGTCAGTGATATTGCTCTTGTCCAGTTGTTCATCATTCCAGCTGATCATCTTGGTGTCCAAGACGCCATTGATGGCCGAAATGGCTGACAGCACACACTGTTTTGAATAGGTATCCATTTTGATGCCGTTACTTGTCAATTGGTCTTCGATCATCGGTGCGAATGTGTCGTTTACCTTTGTTAAAGCGGTTGAAAATGGCATTTAAATTGCCTCCTCAATAGGTTCTTTTTTCTCAATACGTAGCGTCTTGTCCGCAGCCGATACGATCAGGCTGATCAGCTGCGCATCAGTGTCGGACAGTTCAGTAACAGATTCCCGGTTGTCTACAAAAATCGGTACCTGGATTCCGTAGAATTCGGACAGTGTGCTGATGACATCCAGCCCGACATTGATCCGGGCCGCATTGTTCAGGTCACTGAAAGGCACACCATTGAAAGTCATTTCACAGCACTCAACCAGCCCACCGTTCACCTGACGATCAAACAGTTTGAATCGTGCCAATTTGAACCTTCCATTAATCTTTGACTCAAGCAAATTAACTTTTGTCTCAACAAAGACGTCCAGTAAATGCTGAATATATTCAGATCGCTCGAACTTCGCAGTTAGTTCTTTTTCCTCTGCATCAAGCTCAGCGATGCGACGATCCAGCTTGCGTACCTGATCAAACCGGCTTATTCCAATCTGGATTTCAGAAAACTTTGCCCGAAGTTCGTTCTTTTTTTCGTTCTCGGATATAACAGCATCATCAGTTGATTCTTGAAGTTTCCGTATGTTTGTTTTGATATCAGCAATCTGTTTGTCCATCGCTTTGTATTCCGAATCGTCCATAATGGAAGACGTTCCGGCATTCAGTTCGTCCATTTCGTTTTTGACTGCATTGGTCAGCTTTTGCTGTTTGCTAATTTCCGCATCCAAATTGGTCAATTCCTTACTGATCCGATCATTTTCGGATTCAAGTTCTCCGACATGGGTCATTACACTTTTTCCTTTCCCGCTGATAGCCTCCAACCGTTTTGATTTCTCCAGATTGAAATGTTCTTCAGCGTGTTTCCGTGCATCTTCGACCTTATCCGTTTGAAGGTCCCGACCGCATGTAGGGCAAACCGTTTCACCAGTGAATTGAAACAGTTCAGCATTGACCCCAGCCCACTCGTGTCGGAGGTCCTCAGCTTGCTCTTTTAATTTAAAAATCTGCTTCTTGTTCGATTCAAACCGATCATTCAGATCTATCGAACGCCGAATATCCTTATCAAGACTAGATTTGCGGTCGTAATATTCGACGCGCTTTATATCAATTTTTTTATGCAAGTCTGCCTGGTATCCGTTCCGTAGGTCCTGTTGCTTTCCCTGGATCATCAGAATTTTATTTTTCAGTTCATTGACTTCACCGCCTGAGCGAATCTGTGCGATTTTGTCATCGATCTTGTTGATCTGTTTTTGCAGATTTTCTGCAGATTTCTGTAGGTCCATTTCACTCTGATCATTGAGATCCGGCTTGGCCA
This genomic window contains:
- a CDS encoding MBL fold metallo-hydrolase, whose protein sequence is MIDIEPLASGSSGNAYKITDGHTLLLLEAGISYKEIQLGFHFHMSQVAGCLVTHEHGDHSKAIKDVIRKGAINVYASQGTFTKLGIAGHHVKPVRSREQFQLGTWTILPFDVEHDVSEPLGYLLADQDGDKLLFATDTYYIKYRFPRLTHIMIECNYALDILDQNILDGRIPQVMRKRLLRSHFSLSNVKDFLKANDLSQVREIWLLHLSNNNSDAARFRREIAELTGKPVYIA
- a CDS encoding AAA family ATPase, which translates into the protein MKDIKLDELELINFKGVRNLFITANGHDINIFGENASGKTTIADGYNWLLFGKDSRDRTDFSIKTLLKSGEPVHHRDHSVRGAFTINGNLLSLKRVFHEVWVKKSNSPKETFSGHETKYYINGVPSRKREYDMQVISLVNGDEKLFKLLSSPTYFNEVLLWKDRRTTLLNICGNVSDSDVIAANKELAELPEIIGDHAIDDFRKIVAEQKKRINSDLKDIPTRIDEATMAKPDLNDQSEMDLQKSAENLQKQINKIDDKIAQIRSGGEVNELKNKILMIQGKQQDLRNGYQADLHKKIDIKRVEYYDRKSSLDKDIRRSIDLNDRFESNKKQIFKLKEQAEDLRHEWAGVNAELFQFTGETVCPTCGRDLQTDKVEDARKHAEEHFNLEKSKRLEAISGKGKSVMTHVGELESENDRISKELTNLDAEISKQQKLTNAVKNEMDELNAGTSSIMDDSEYKAMDKQIADIKTNIRKLQESTDDAVISENEKKNELRAKFSEIQIGISRFDQVRKLDRRIAELDAEEKELTAKFERSEYIQHLLDVFVETKVNLLESKINGRFKLARFKLFDRQVNGGLVECCEMTFNGVPFSDLNNAARINVGLDVISTLSEFYGIQVPIFVDNRESVTELSDTDAQLISLIVSAADKTLRIEKKEPIEEAI